A portion of the Punica granatum isolate Tunisia-2019 chromosome 7, ASM765513v2, whole genome shotgun sequence genome contains these proteins:
- the LOC116213663 gene encoding betaine aldehyde dehydrogenase 2, mitochondrial-like isoform X1: MRAIAARIRERKSQFAKLEVMDCGKPYDEATWDMDDVAGCFEYYADLAEGLDAKQKAPISLPMESFKSYVLKEPIGVVGLISPWNYPLLMATWKVAPALAAGCAAILKPSELASLTCLELADVCREVGLPAGVLNILTGLGPEAGAPLASHPHVDKIAFTGSNATGQKIMASAAPLVKPVSLELGGKSPIVVFQDVDLDKAVEWTMFGCFWTNGQICSATSRLLVQESIATEFLDRLVKWTKNIKTSDPFEEGCRLGPVISRGQYEKILKFISTAKSEGATILCGGDRPKHLNKGYFIEPTIIADIDRTMEIWREEVFGPVLCIKTFSTEEEALEMANDSQYALAAAVISNDLERCERMTQAFQAGIVWVNCSQPCFTQNPWGGNKHSGFGRELGEWGLENYLSVKQVTQYISNDPWGWYQPPSKL; encoded by the exons ATGCGAGCTATTGCTGCTAGG ATAAGGGAGAGGAAGTCTCAATTCGCTAAACTTGAGGTAATGGATTGTGGGAAGCCTTACGATGAAGCGACATGGGATATG GATGATGTGGCTGGCTGTTTTGAGTATTATGCTGACCTTGCTGAGGGTTTGGATGCAAAACAGAAGGCTCCTATCTCTCTTCCGATGGAGTCATTTAAAAGCTACGTTCTCAAGGAACCTATTGGAGTGGTTGGGTTAATCTCACCATG GAACTATCCTCTCTTGATGGCTACCTGGAAAGTTGCTCCTGCATTGGCTGCTGGATGTGCTGCAATTCTGAAGCCATCTGAGTTGGCATCCTT AACATGCTTGGAGCTTGCTGATGTTTGTCGGGAGGTGGGTCTTCCTGCTGGTGTTCTCAATATTCTGACCGGGCTAGGTCCTGAAGCTGGAGCTCCTCTGGCATCTCATCCTCATGTAGACAAG ATTGCATTTACAGGAAGTAATGCTACAGGACAGAAGATAATGGCATCTGCAGCTCCACTCGTTAAG CCAGTGTCTTTGGAGCTCGGTGGAAAAAGCCCAATTGTTGTGTTTCAGGACGTCGACCTTGATAAAG CTGTTGAATGGACCATGTTCGGTTGCTTTTGGACGAATGGTCAAATTTGTAGCGCAACGTCTCGTCTTCTCGTACAG GAAAGCATAGCAACTGAGTTTCTTGACAGGCTCGTTAAATGGACCAAAAACATCAAAACATCTGATCCTTTTGAAGAAGGTTGCAGACTTGGTCCAGTCATCAGTCGGGGGCAG tatgagaaaatattgaaGTTTATATCTACAGCCAAGAGTGAAGGAGCGACCATTTTATGCGGTGGAGATCGTCCCAAG CACTTAAATAAGGGGTACTTTATCGAACCAACCATCATAGCTGATATAGATAGAACCATGGAGATATGGAGAGAGGAAGTCTTTGGACCTGTTCTCTGCATTAAAACGTTTAGTACGGAAGAGGAAGCCCTCGAGATGGCAAATGATTCCCA GTATGCCTTAGCTGCGGCCGTGATATCAAATGATTTGGAAAGATGTGAGCGGATGACTCAG GCCTTTCAGGCAGGCATTGTGTGGGTCAACTGCTCACAGCCGTGCTTCACTCAAAATCCATGGGGAGGCAACAAGCACAGTGGTTTTGGTCGGGAACTTGGGGAATG GGGGCTCGAGAACTACTTGTCTGTGAAGCAGGTGACACAGTATATCTCGAATGACCCATGGGGATGGTATCAACCACCTTCAAAGCTGTGA
- the LOC116213663 gene encoding betaine aldehyde dehydrogenase 2, mitochondrial-like isoform X2 has product MAVAVPRRMLFIDGEWREPVLKKRIPVVNPSTEELIGDIPAATAEDVELAVDAARRALSRNKGKDWARASGSVRAGYMRAIAARIRERKSQFAKLEVMDCGKPYDEATWDMDDVAGCFEYYADLAEGLDAKQKAPISLPMESFKSYVLKEPIGVVGLISPWNYPLLMATWKVAPALAAGCAAILKPSELASLTCLELADVCREVGLPAGVLNILTGLGPEAGAPLASHPHVDKIAFTGSNATGQKIMASAAPLVKPVSLELGGKSPIVVFQDVDLDKAVEWTMFGCFWTNGQICSATSRLLVQESIATEFLDRLVKWTKNIKTSDPFEEGCRLGPVISRGQYEKILKFISTAKSEGATILCGGDRPKHLNKGYFIEPTIIADIDRTMEIWREEVFGPVLCIKTFSTEEEALEMANDSQYALAAAVISNDLERCERMTQAFQAGIVWVNCSQPCFTQNPWGGNKHSGFGRELGEWGLENYLSVKQVTQYISNDPWGWYQPPSKL; this is encoded by the exons ATGGCAGTCGCCGTGCCGAGACGCATGCTCTTCATCGACGGCGAGTGGAGGGAACCGGTCCTCAAGAAGCGGATTCCCGTCGTCAATCCCTCCACCGAGGAACTAATAg GGGATATTCCAGCTGCTACTGCGGAGGATGTGGAACTTGCCGTGGATGCTGCTCGGAGAGCCCTCTCTAGGAACAAGGGAAAAGACTGGGCAAGAGCCTCCGGTTCCGTGCGAGCAGGGTATATGCGAGCTATTGCTGCTAGG ATAAGGGAGAGGAAGTCTCAATTCGCTAAACTTGAGGTAATGGATTGTGGGAAGCCTTACGATGAAGCGACATGGGATATG GATGATGTGGCTGGCTGTTTTGAGTATTATGCTGACCTTGCTGAGGGTTTGGATGCAAAACAGAAGGCTCCTATCTCTCTTCCGATGGAGTCATTTAAAAGCTACGTTCTCAAGGAACCTATTGGAGTGGTTGGGTTAATCTCACCATG GAACTATCCTCTCTTGATGGCTACCTGGAAAGTTGCTCCTGCATTGGCTGCTGGATGTGCTGCAATTCTGAAGCCATCTGAGTTGGCATCCTT AACATGCTTGGAGCTTGCTGATGTTTGTCGGGAGGTGGGTCTTCCTGCTGGTGTTCTCAATATTCTGACCGGGCTAGGTCCTGAAGCTGGAGCTCCTCTGGCATCTCATCCTCATGTAGACAAG ATTGCATTTACAGGAAGTAATGCTACAGGACAGAAGATAATGGCATCTGCAGCTCCACTCGTTAAG CCAGTGTCTTTGGAGCTCGGTGGAAAAAGCCCAATTGTTGTGTTTCAGGACGTCGACCTTGATAAAG CTGTTGAATGGACCATGTTCGGTTGCTTTTGGACGAATGGTCAAATTTGTAGCGCAACGTCTCGTCTTCTCGTACAG GAAAGCATAGCAACTGAGTTTCTTGACAGGCTCGTTAAATGGACCAAAAACATCAAAACATCTGATCCTTTTGAAGAAGGTTGCAGACTTGGTCCAGTCATCAGTCGGGGGCAG tatgagaaaatattgaaGTTTATATCTACAGCCAAGAGTGAAGGAGCGACCATTTTATGCGGTGGAGATCGTCCCAAG CACTTAAATAAGGGGTACTTTATCGAACCAACCATCATAGCTGATATAGATAGAACCATGGAGATATGGAGAGAGGAAGTCTTTGGACCTGTTCTCTGCATTAAAACGTTTAGTACGGAAGAGGAAGCCCTCGAGATGGCAAATGATTCCCA GTATGCCTTAGCTGCGGCCGTGATATCAAATGATTTGGAAAGATGTGAGCGGATGACTCAG GCCTTTCAGGCAGGCATTGTGTGGGTCAACTGCTCACAGCCGTGCTTCACTCAAAATCCATGGGGAGGCAACAAGCACAGTGGTTTTGGTCGGGAACTTGGGGAATG GGGGCTCGAGAACTACTTGTCTGTGAAGCAGGTGACACAGTATATCTCGAATGACCCATGGGGATGGTATCAACCACCTTCAAAGCTGTGA